In the Methanofollis sp. genome, ACAGAAGACCTGAAAACTCTTGCAAACGATCTATATTCCCTTTTTGTCCGGGTATAACCCGGGATCCGGATCAACCCCCATGCTTTAAATAAATATGTAGACAATATTTGAGGGATATCGATGGAATTTGAGATCACCCGTGACTACCGGAATGAACTTCTGAGCCGGAGGGAAGTGCATTTTACCCTTACCTACGACGGCGCAACACCTTCGAGGGCCCAGATCCTCGGAAAAATGGCTGCCCTCCTGAATGTCAAGGAAAGCCTGACGGTGCTCGACTCAACGAAGAAGCAGTTCGGCATGATGGAACTCCGGGGCGTCGCCAGGATCTATGACGACGAGGAGAACCTGAAGATGACCGAGCGCGAGTACCTCCTCAAGAGGGGCGCCCCGAAGGCAGAGGGGGCCGAGTAAGATGGCGGCGGCGAAGAAGGCTGCACCGACTGCAGTAAAGCGCAGCGCCTATTTCTCGGTCGAGGGTGACAAGGCAGTGCCACAGCGGAAGTACTGTCCCCGTTGCGGGGTGGGCGTCTTTATGGCCCAGCACAAGGGTCGCCTTGCCTGCGGGAAGTGCGGCTATACTGAGTTTTCAGAATAAGGATGCAGAAGGGCGGAAAGGTACTGGGTATTGAGGGGACGGCCTGGAACCTCAGTGCCGCTATTTTCGGCGAGGATCTTGTTTCCCTCTACTCCAGTCCGTATCAGCCTCCGAGCGGTGGGATTCACCCGCGGGAGGCCGCCCAGCACCATGCCTCCGCGATGCGGGAGGTCATCTCCCGCGTGCTCACGGATCCGGACGAGATCACGGCGGTGGCCTTCTCGCAGGGGCCGGGGCTTGGCCCCTGCCTGCGGACTGTGGCGACGGCGGCGAGAGCTCTTGCCCTCGCCCTCGACGTGCCTCTGGTCGGGGTAAACCACTGTGTGGCGCATGTCGAGATCGGCCGGTGGGCGACCGGGTGCAGGGACCCGATCACCCTGTATGTCTCGGGAGCGAATACCCAGGTGCTCGGCTACCTGAACGGCCGGTACCGCATCTTCGGCGAAACCCTGGACATCGGGCTCGGGAACGGGCTGGACAAGTTTGCCCGGAGTAAGGACTTCCCCCATCCTGGCGGGCCGAAGATCGAGGCACTCGCCCGCGGCGGGCGGTATATCGACCTGCCCTATACGGTGAAGGGAATGGACCTCGCCTTTTCCGGCCTGATCTCCGCCGCACAGGAGAGCAAGGCCGACATCGAGGACGTCTGCCACTCTCTCCAGGAGACGGCCTTCGGGATGTGTGTCGAGGTGACCGAACGGGCCCTTGCCCAGGCAGGTAAGGACGAGGTGCTCCTGGTCGGCGGTGTCGCCGCAAACGGGCGTCTCCGCGAGATGCTGAAGACGATGTGCGAGGAGAGGGGCGCCGAACTCTTCGTGCCCGAGCGGCAGTTCTGCGGCGATAATGGTGCGATGATCGCCTACACAGGCCGCATCATGCTGGAGAGCGGGGCGACGATCCCGGTCGAGGCGTCGCGGGCGAACTCCCACTACCGCGCCAATGAGGTGGACGTGGTCTGGCGGCACGGCGAGGTGCTGCGCCTGGTCGAGGAGGGGCCGCGCCGGGGCGCGGAGGCGATCGTGACGATCGACGATGACACGGTGATGAAGAGGCGTGTCTCGAAGTCGTACAGGGTCGCGGCCCTGGATACCCGCCTGATCACGGAGAGGACGCGGGCCGAGGCGCGGCTGATCGCCGCGGCCAGGAAGACCGGGGTGTCGACGCCGATCCTCTTTGATGTCACCGGCGACACGATCATGATGGAGAGGGTCGAGGGGACGATCCTGCGGGACGCCACGACACCGGAGAACATAGAACGCGCCGGCGTCGCGGTCGGCCGCCTCCATGCCGCCGGGATCGTCCACGGCGACCTGACGACCTCAAACATGATCGAGAGGGACGGCAGGTGCGTGCTCATCGACTTCGGACTTGCCCATTCGTCCTCCGAGATCGAGGACCGCGGCGTGGACCTCCACGTGCTCTTCCAGACGCTGGAGAGCACGACAGAGAACCCCGACGAGTTGAAGGAGGCCTTCCTCCGCGGCTATGCCACGGCCCTCCCCGGGGCTGAGCGTATCGCCGAGCGCGAGGAAGAGATCGAGAGGCGGGGGCGGTACCTCTGAGGATCGCGGTCGTCACCTCCAACAGGCACAAGGCCGAGGAGGTGGCGAGTTTCTTCGCGGGCGTCGCCGAGGTGGAGCATATCAGCCTCGATATCCCGGAGTACAGGGACAACGATGTCAGGAACATCGCCCGCGAGAAGGCGCGGTACGCCTGGGGGCAGGTGCGGCGGTCGCTGATCGTCGACGACACGGCCTTCTCGATCGATGCCCTGAACGGTTTTCCCGGCCCGTACGCCGCCTATGTCCA is a window encoding:
- a CDS encoding 30S ribosomal protein S24e, which produces MEFEITRDYRNELLSRREVHFTLTYDGATPSRAQILGKMAALLNVKESLTVLDSTKKQFGMMELRGVARIYDDEENLKMTEREYLLKRGAPKAEGAE
- a CDS encoding bifunctional N(6)-L-threonylcarbamoyladenine synthase/serine/threonine protein kinase → MQKGGKVLGIEGTAWNLSAAIFGEDLVSLYSSPYQPPSGGIHPREAAQHHASAMREVISRVLTDPDEITAVAFSQGPGLGPCLRTVATAARALALALDVPLVGVNHCVAHVEIGRWATGCRDPITLYVSGANTQVLGYLNGRYRIFGETLDIGLGNGLDKFARSKDFPHPGGPKIEALARGGRYIDLPYTVKGMDLAFSGLISAAQESKADIEDVCHSLQETAFGMCVEVTERALAQAGKDEVLLVGGVAANGRLREMLKTMCEERGAELFVPERQFCGDNGAMIAYTGRIMLESGATIPVEASRANSHYRANEVDVVWRHGEVLRLVEEGPRRGAEAIVTIDDDTVMKRRVSKSYRVAALDTRLITERTRAEARLIAAARKTGVSTPILFDVTGDTIMMERVEGTILRDATTPENIERAGVAVGRLHAAGIVHGDLTTSNMIERDGRCVLIDFGLAHSSSEIEDRGVDLHVLFQTLESTTENPDELKEAFLRGYATALPGAERIAEREEEIERRGRYL
- a CDS encoding 30S ribosomal protein S27ae — its product is MAAAKKAAPTAVKRSAYFSVEGDKAVPQRKYCPRCGVGVFMAQHKGRLACGKCGYTEFSE